The Gloeobacter violaceus PCC 7421 DNA window GCTGCTGCCTGGAGGCTCGTCGAAGCGAACCAATCAGCCGGAAGCACCCCAGTCCGGGTGATATCGCATAGGTATCGGTAGTCTGAACTGGCAGGGTGTGCATTAGGAAATGGTGGTTCTCTATGTATGTTGTTGGCGACATATATAGAAAATGGCGGTTCTCTATGTATATTAGACCTCTTGCATGAACCGGATTGCGGAACGAGTTTCCAATGGTTTGAGCTGTTTATCTTGGCATTCGCGCAAGAGGTCTATTATCTGGAACGCGTCAGCTATATGGTGGAGGCTGAACGTTCGTCCAGTTCTGCACTCGGGCTGTTTGACGAGGCTACTCCTCCTGGGAAGTCACCGTCGGCACTTGCTGTAGCAACCCCCGCAATTGCTCAATCGATTCGGCGCTGCCGCAGACCATCAGGCGATCCCCGGCCTGCACGACCGTGTCGGCGTTGGGGAAGCGGACCATTTTGCCGGTGCGCTGCACCGCCTGCACCAGCACGCCGTGGCGGCGGCGCAGATCTACATCCGCCAGCGTCTGACCATCCAGGAACGAATTTTTGGGCACCTCCACCCAGCGCTCGGGGCGGCCGATGCTCGCTTCCGCCCGGCCTTCGAGCAGTTCCTCGAAAGCTTTGTCCTCTTCGACATTGCCCACGGCGAGTACCCGGTCGCCCGCCTGCAGGACCGTCTGCGGACCCGGGTAGCGGTTGGTCTCGCTGCCGTTGCGAATGGCCATCACCGAGACACCGGTAAGGCGGCGGATATCGGCCTGGGCGAGGGTGAGGCCCACCAGCGGCGAGTTGGCTTTGACGGTAAACCAGTTGCCCTCCAGACCTTCCACGGCTGCTTCCAGTTCGTTGGCAACCATGAAGTCGGGTCTATCGGGCAGAATCGAGCGGTAGCGTGTCTCGCGGCAGGCCACCACTTCCTGCTGTACATCGCGCACGCCGAGGCCGAGGCCGATGAGCATGTGCGATCCCATCGCCAGGGCCGACTCGAACTCGGGCTGTACGACTTCGCGCGCTCCCAACTGGTAGAGCGCGTCGATTTCGGAATTGGCGTGGGCACGCACAGTGATATCGATTTCCGGCGCGACGCTCAGCACGCGCTTGAGGGTAAGACGAGTCGCCATCGGGTCCGGCAGGGCGATAGCCATCGCCCGCGCCTGCTCCAGGTGCGCCTTTTCGAGCACCAGTTCGCTGGAGGAGTCCCCGTAAAGGTAAGGAATTTGTTGTTTGCGCAGGCTTTCGGTGGTGGCCTCGTTGTTGTCGATGACCAGCACGGTGTGCCCCTGGGAGCGCAGCATGCGCACCAGCGTCTCGCCCACACGTCCGTAGCCTGCCACCACGATGTGATCGCGGATGCCCTCTTCGACGGCGATCGCCTTTGGCGCTTCGCTCGCGCGCAACGCTTTGCCGACCACAGGCAGCGACTCCAGGGCGTTGAAGATCATCGGCGAGGACTTGAGCACAAACGGGGTGACCACCAGCGTCACCGCCGTCGTACCGACCGTCAGACCGTACAGTTCCTGCGAAAACAGCCCCAGCCCCTGGGCCACCCCGGCGAGCACAAACGAAAATTCGCCAATCTGGTTGAGCCCTAATCCGACGGTGAGCGCCGTCTTGAACGGGTAGCCGAAGATCATCACAACGGGCGTCACGATAAGCGCCTTGCCCACCATGACGGCCGCCACCAACCCAAGTAACGTCGGGGCGTTGTTCCACAAAAAGATTGGGTCGATCAGGCTGCCGATCGAGGCGAAAAAGACCGTCGCAAATATGTCGCGCATCGGCAGCACCCGGTCGAGGGCCTGATCGGCGTACTCGACTTCGGAGATCATCAATCCCGCCACGAAGGCGCCCATCTCGATACCCAGGCCGATGGTCGAGGTGACCAGCGCCACCCCCAGGCAGAGGGCAAAGACCGTGAGCACGAACAGCTCCTGGGAGCCCGTGCGCGCCACCTGGCGCATCAGAGGCGGAATGAGCCAGATACCGGATACCACCGCCCCGGCAATAAACAACACCGATTTGAGCAGCGCCCACAGCAAGGCCCCACCTAGGGCCTCGGGCGGTTGGGTGAGGGCGGGCAGCACCGCGAGCATCAGGCCCAACCCCAGGTCTTGCACGATGAGAATCGCGAGCATCGCCTGGCCGTGGGCGGTCTGCACCTCGTTGCGCTCGATGAGGATCTTGAGCACCACGGCGGTCGAAGACAGCGACAGCACCGCCCCCAGGAAGATTGCCTTCGGAATGGTGTCCACCCAGCCGGTGAGATAGGCGAGGCCGCCTCCCAAAAAGATCGTGAGCAACACCTGCAGGCTGCCCCCGCCCAAAGCGATGTTGCGGACCTTGTTGAGTTCTTTGATCGAAAATTCGACCCCCAGGGCAAACAGCAGCAACGCCACCCCCACCTCAGCCAGGGCCTTGATGGCGCCTTCATCCCCCACCAGCGACAGCCCCGCCGGTCCCACCACCATGCCCCCGAGCAAGTACCCCAGAAGCACCGGTTGACGCAGGCGGCTCGCCAGAAAACCCCCGGCCGCTGCCGCCCCGAGCACGGTCACGATATCGACGATAAGTTGTAACTCCGATGCCATCTCTACCTCACCCACGCCTGGTCACTGACTAGAAGCACAAATAGGAAAACCGCTATTCATGCCACCAGCTTAATCAATGCCTCGTCGGTGCAACGGTAGCCAAAGCGCGGCTCTTCCTCAGGAAGCGGCGGTGCTCAGAGCCATCAAGGCGTTGACGATGGCCGCCGCCACCGGCGAGCCGCCTTTGCGCCCCTCCACCCGGATCTGGGGAATAGCCAGACTGGCGAGGGCTTTTTTGGCGGGGATCACCTGCACAAAACCCACCGGCACGCCCACCACCAGCGCCGGATGTGCTCGGCCTGCACGGATCGCCTCCACCAGCGCCAGCAGGGCCGTAGGAGCGTTACCGATGACGTAAATGGCTTCGGGATAGCGGGCGCTAAGACCGAGCAAGCCTGCCTCCGTGCGCGTCTGACCCGCCTGCGGGATAATCCCCGCTTCCAGCGCGCAAATAAGAGGATGATCTCCAAGGCTGCCGGCCACGCCGACTTTGACCATCTGCACATCGACGATCACCGGGGTTTGTGCCCGAATGGCGGCAAGGGCGGCGGGGATCGCTCCGTGCTCAAAGCGCAACAGGTGTTGGTACTCGAAGTCGGCCGTCGCGTGGATCACCCGCCGCACGATCTGATATTCGGCGGGTGGGAAGGCGTGCTCGCCGATTTCAGCATCGATGATGGCGAAACTTTCGGCGGTGATTGGGTGAAGGTCCATGCCTTCTAATGATCCCACGACCGCCCGATTGGTGGCACGATGGCCTGGTAGCGCGAGGCCCGACCATGACCGATGCCGACACCGCCCACAAACTCAAAATGGAGCGCCGCAAGCAGGTGCAGGAGCAGCGCCTGGCCGAGCGCGACCGCAAAAAGGGACTGCTCATCGTCTACACCGGTGACGGCAAGGGCAAAAGTTCGGCGGCCTTCGGCATGATCTTCCGTTCACTGGGCCACGGCCTGCCGGTGGCGGTGATCCAGTTCATCAAGGGTGCCTGGGAACCGGGAGAAGCCAAACTGCTCGGCCGCTTCCCGGAGCTGGTAGTCTTTCGGGCGATGGGCGAAGGGTTTACCTGGGAGACCCAGGATCGCGGGCGCGATATCGCCAAAGCGGGTGAAGCCTGGGAGGCGGGACTGGAACTTATCCTGGCGGGCCGACACCACATCGTGCTGCTCGATGAAATCAACGTGGCGATGAAACTGGGATATCTCGATCCCAATCAAGTCCTGGCGGGCCTGGCGCGCAAGCCCGAGATGGTCCATGTCGTGCTCACCGGCCGCGGCGCCCCGGAGAGCATCATCGAAGCCGCCGATTTGGTGACGGAGATGAAACTGGTCAAACACCCCTTCCGCAGCCAGGGGATCAAAGCGCAGCTGGGAATAGAGTATTGAGCCAGTACACGACCTTGCGATGGTCAGACCCGCCGTGCCTGTCAGTGTCATCTCCAAAAACGGTGTCCCTATTCGGCTGACGGAGGAGCGATGGGAGCATATCATTGAGCAACACGCGGAACTCAAGGATAGCAAGTCTCAAATCTTGCAAGCGATTGGCGATCCTCAGCGGGTCGTAGCAGGCACGGGTGGGGAGCTGTTAGCGGTCAAACCGATTCAGTCCGAAAAACAACTCGTTGTCGTGTACCGGGAGTTGAAAGACGATGGATTTATCATCACCGCTTACACAACCAGCAGAACCCAGCCACTAGATCGAAGAAAGCAGTTATGGCCACCACTAATATAGACGATTACTTGAACGTGCTTCCGCTGGAAAAGTTGGCGGGAAAGCAGGATTTCTGGTCATTCTACGACTCTGAAGCCGACACGTTGTATTTCAATTTCAAAAAGCCAAGTGTCGCTACCGATAGCGAGCTCACTGACGATGACGTGATCATTCGATACGAAGGCGATCAAGTCGTTGGCTTTACGGTTCTCCATGCAAGCAAACGTGGCGGAAGTCTCCCGGTTCAAATTGTTTTTGCACAGCAGCTCAAACTCCTGGAAACATATTTACTGATTCTCCGCAAAATGAAATTTTTGCCCACGCTAATCTGGTGGCGTGTGAATGGTATAAACTGGATGTTTTGGCTGGGGTATCCTGTCTTCCGGCCCTTGTTGTTTTTGCTAATTACTAGCCACATTAGACGTATTCTTGTTCCCCTCGAAAGAGTTTACAAATTAAATGCCTCTGCAAGCCCTTCAGAAGCCGTGAAAATTCAGTGGGTGGCGCTTCATGAAAGAGTAAAACTGATGCGCGAGGAAATTGGCGTCGTTATTGTCTCACCGTTGATGTTGACAATCCTTGGCCCGTTTGGCAGCGCTGGCCTGGCTGTAATAATTTCTTGGGAAACAATTAAATCATTAATGCAGGAGGGCATTCGCGAAAACGTACAAGACATTACAATTAATCTATTGTCGACCTATATATTTTATGTTGTTAATTTGATTTCAATCGCTCTGGGACTGCTCAGCATTGTCTTGGTAATTACTTTCTATGTCAAACGGAGATTGTTTAACGAACCTTACGTACAACTAGATGAACTCTTTCTAACACCAGTCTTAAAAAAGATTGTAGACCCAGCCACCGGTAAAAGTTTGTATCTTGAGGAGCAGAAGCTGTTTAAGGCGGTAGAAGAACCCTACCCCAACGAAAATCCTGTAGACCAGTTACTCTTAGGCTTTACCTACTTGTACCTGTGCTTGATAACCGCAAGTGGTTTCGGAATTTTAGCGTGGTTTATATATTCCAGAAACCATATCGTAGCGTACATTTATGGGTTCCTTTGTCTTATACCTATCTTGGCTGGCTTCCTACTGATTAGAGGGATCTGGCGAGAGATCAGAGAAAGACGGGCTACATAAACAGGTTTGGCTAGTGGAATCCATAGGAGCCCAGAGCGAGGGCTATCGAGTTTTAAGCGCTATCAGGAAAGCAGTACCCAGGAGCGCACAGATTGCGGATTTTGAGCGTCGAGACCCGACGCGAGACAAGGTCGATAACGCGGATGGCGTGGTTGTTGGTGTCGGCAATATAGATCCGATCGCCGTTGCGCCACAATCCGGCAGGCTCCCAGAAGCGCGCCTCGGCAAGGTCGCCGTCGAGATAGCCGCTGTCGATGTGGCCTGTGAGAGTCTCGCACCGCCCACTTTCGGGGTCGATGCGCTTGATTTTGTGGTTGTAGGTGTCGGTCAACCACAAAGTTCCACCGTCCCAGTGCACCCCAAGCGGGTGCTGCAACAGCACGGCTTCCCCTAAGCCGTCTTGATCCCCAAAGCCGAACAGGTCGCCTGAGCCGCACAGGAGTGCGGTGATATCTTCAGCAATGCCCACGGTACGCACGGAACTGCTTTCGGAGTCGGCGACGAACAACCTGTGATCATTGGTAGTGATCCCACTCGGTTGGGCGAAAGCGGAACCGTCGCGCGTACCGTTCAGGGTCGATTCGTGGCCGTTGCCGGCAAAGGTGCTGATTCTGCCGCTATGCGGGTCGCACTTCCAGATCTGGTGGGAACCGGCCATCGCCACGTAGAGCGCTCCATCCGCCACCACTGCGTCCCAGGGCGAATTGAGGGGAATCTCCAGACCTGGCCCTTCGACCTGGCCATAGCCCAGACTCTGCTCGCCGGTGCCTGCGAAGGTGCTTACCTGGCGGCGGACCAGGTCGATTTTGCGCAGCAGATGATTCTCGGTGTCGCAGACGAACAGCGTGCGGCCGTCCGCAGAAAGAGCCAGCCCCTGGGGAGCCCAAAATTCGGCCTCCTCGAAGTTGCCGTCGCGCCAGCCGGGGATGCCGGAGCCGATGCTCTCGTGGCTGGAGCCGTCCAGGCTGCTGGTCACGATGCGGTGGTGACCGCTGTCGCTGACAAACAGGCGATCGCCGTAAACGGTGAGTTTGCCGGGAAAGGCGAGGGGCGTGGGCGGGGCGGAAGCTTTTTCAAGGCGTGTGCGCAACCCACCGGGCAGCGGGCGGCCCTGGTTTGTCTGGCGCAAAACCAGTTCGCCGATCAGTTGATCGAGCAGGTCGCGGTTGCCCTCGCCGGAGGCGTGGCCCACGTAGTAACCGTCCGGGTCGATGAGCACCAGCGTCGGCCAGGCCCTGACCGTGTAGCTCTGCCAGATGGTGTGGCTCTCATCGACGATCACCGGATGCTCGATGTCGTGGCGCAAGATCGCCCGGCGGATATTGTCCAGGTCCTGCTCGTTGGCAAATTTGGCGGTGTGCACGCCGATCACCGTGAGGCTGTCGCGATACTTGTCCTCGAGGTATTTGAGATCCGGCAAGATGTGCAGACAGTTGATACAGCAGTAGGTCCAAAAATCGAGCAGCACGACCCGGCCGCGCAGTTCCTTCAGGCGTAGGGGCCTGTCGGTGTTGAGCCAGTGAAATTTTGGGGGCAGCTCGGGGGCGCGGACACGGGGGGTCTTGCTGGACACGGCGGTTCCCATGGGCACACTTTCAGCATGGCTTACCGGTGGGGCGATTGTCCCGGGCTGCACGGGCGGACTGCGAATGGCGGGTGGCCTATACTCGACAGTGCAAACGGGCATACAGGAGAGCAACCGATGGCAGGCACGGCCATTCGCTTCGGTACCGACGGCTGGCGGTCGATTATCGCGCGGGAATTCACCTTCGAGAATGTCACCCGCGTGGCGCGGGCTTCCGCTGAAATCCTTGCCGAAACTTTTGAAGGCGAGGGAATCGTCATCGGCTACGACCGCCGCTTTCTAGCCGACGAATTTGCCCGCACCGCCGCCGAAGCCGTGCGCAGCCTGGGTCTATCGGTGCTCTTGGCCGACCGCCCCGCCCCCACCCCCGCCTTCAGCTGGGCGGTCAAAAAACGCGGCGCCAAGGGTGCTCTGGTGCTCACCGCGAGCCACAACCCCGCTTCCTACTGCGGCATCAAGATCAAAGGCGCCTTCGCAGGGTCGGTCTCGCCGGAATTCACCCGGGCGGTCGAAGAGCGGCTCGAAGGTCCAGTACCTGCGGATCGGCCCCGGGGCAGCCTGGCGCTGTTCGATCCATGGATGGACTATCTGGCCCAGTTGCGCACGCGGGTGGACGTGGCTGCCCTGCAGGAAGCGAACCTGGCTATCTTTATCGATGTCATGCACGGCGTCGGCGCGGGGGGATTGCCCCACCTGCTCGGACCGAACGTGGTAGAAGTGCGCGAGCGCCACGATCCGCTTTTTGGCGGCACCCCGCCCGAACCGATCGGCCGCTACCTGATGCCTTTATTTCAGGCGGTGCGCGACTACCGGGGGAATCGGCCGGTGGTCGGTCTGGCCTTGGATGGCGACGCCGATCGGATCGCCGCCGCCGATCGCCACGGCCATTTTTTGAGCTGCCAGGTGCTCATTCCCCTGCTGGTGGACCACCTGGCCCGCCGCCGGGGACTCGCCGGCAAAGTCGTCAAGACGATCAGCGGCTCGGATCTGATTGCAAAGGTGGCCCGCGCCCGGGGATTGCCGGTCGAGGAGACGGCCATCGGCTTTAAGTACATCGCCGACGTCATGCTGCGCGAGCCGGTGCTCGTGGGTGGCGAAGAATCGGGAGGCATCGGCTATCTGGGCCACATGCCCGAGCGCGACGGGCTTCTGTGTGCGCTGTATCTAGTCGAGATCGTGGCGCAAACCGGCAAAGATCTGGGCGCTCTGTTTGCCCAATTGCAGGAGGAACTCGGTTTTCGCTCCCACTACGACCGGCAGGATCTGCGCCTGGCGGACGAAGCGTTCAAGCAGCGATTGCTGGGAGAGCTGGAAAACTCCCCCCCCAAAACGGTGGCCGGGCAGGCAGTGATCGAACACAGCGCTATCGACGGCCACAAATTTCGCCTCGCCGACGGGCACTGGTTGCTCGTCCGCTTCAGCGGCACCGAACCGCTGCTCCGGCTCTACTGCGAAGGCCCCGACCCCGCCCGGGTCACCGAGACATTGCAGTGGGCGGAGCGTTGGGCCACCGGCCCTGGGGTGCTATGCTGAGTAGCTGTGCCTGAAAGCGAAGTACCCATGTCCTTCAAAAAAATCGAGCGGACCAAAGAAATCGATCGCCGCCGCCACCGCAAAGCCAAACTCGCCAAACTGCGCGCCCGCTACCATGCCGCCAAGACCGAGGCGGAGCGCAAAGACATCTACAGTCGCGCCGCCCGCCTCTCGCCCTGGCTGAGCGTCGAAGAATTCGCCAACCCCTCTACCGCCGCCGTCACCTCGCAGTAGAGCCACCTACCCTGGGGTACATCCCGCCGATGGCGGCGGGGGGCGATGATGGCAGTGGTCGCAGGTGGGACACCCCGGGTTTGTCCGTCGATCGCGAATGTCTATTCAAGGAGTATTACAGCGATGTACCAGGCTATCGAGAGCTATCGCAATTTCTGGCTGCTCACCAGCGGCATCATCGACGGCGCCACCCGTGCCGTCGGCCTGCACCGCACGGTACCGCCTCTGTACAAAGGCGTCAAAATCGCCGGGATCCTTAACATCGCTGCCGCCACCGTGGTGATGGCGGTGATCGAAGAATCCAAGTGAGACTTTACTGATAGCGGATCATCTGGACGCGGTAGCGTCCTTTTTTGGTCGTATCCACCGGTCCCACCTCCAGGCGGCCCCGCCCGCGCAGGGTGATGCGGTCGCCGGTCTGGACGTTCTTGCTGGGCTGGGTGACGGTCTTCCAGTTGAGGGTCACCTCCCCCGCTTCGATCGATTCGACCATCTTGTTGCGGGATAAACCAAACCCGGCCGAACCGATGGCGTCGATGCGCAGCGACGCTTCGACCGAGGTGATTTCCTTGGTCTGGGGCGGCCGGATGCGTAGTTCCTCAAAGCCAATCGGCACCACCTGCACCGGCACCGTGCGCACGCTGGTGAGGCTAGTCTGCAAAAACGGCACCAGTTCAGGGGCCACCAGCGTCTGGGCGCCGCGATCCCCCAGCACCAGAATGTCCCCCACCTTGCCACGCACGATGCCGGTGCCCAGGATGGCCCCCAGAAAATCACGATGGCTTGCGGCGTCGAACAAAAAGTTACCGCGAATATCGACGGCAGCCAACGGAATGGCGGCGGTTTCGATGGCAATGTTATCGCGGGAAACCGCGATACGTTGGCGCTCGGCCTGGGAATAGCCGCCCCAGGCGGCGGCGTGCACCTCCACCAGACGCGAAAAGACATCGAGACATTCGCCCACTTCGGGAGGCGAGTAAAAGTCGGAGGTGACCACCGACCAGTCGCGCAGGGCCGTCTCGGCCAGATCGAGCACGCGCGCGAGCGCGTCGCGATGCTCGGCGCGCTTGAGCAATTCTTCGCGGGGCAAAGTGCTGGGCATGCCCTTGATTTTAGAGTAGGTGCTGGGGGAAGACGGTTGATTGCAAGCACTCAACACACTCTCAACACTTTCAAGCAAGTCGCCATGGCCTAACATCGAGAAAGTGGCCCTGGAGTTTCGCCCCAAGATCGCCGGCGAGGCAGGAACTCTCTACATCACCAAGGGGTCCACCGGCAGCACTCGAAATCACCGTCTAGTGCTCCTGCCAGCCGCAAAGCTCAAAGTGAAGCCACAACACTGGAAGCGTACTGCATCCCCCGATTCGTTTTTGATCAGCTCCTGCACGAGAAAGCAATCGGTGCGGGATGCGTTCCAATCATCCAAACCGTTCGCAAAAACACTGGGCAGTTTCAGCGCTTATCTGAGACGTTCGATTACCTGATCGATGCGCGCGGTGTTTCTGCGGGAGACGTGACTGCAATCGCGATTCGCGCTTATTGGACGTTCAACCGCCAGGACCTATCGGAAGTGGATTTGGCCGAAGCCCAAATCCACTTCGACCGTCGTTTGGGCGCGAGTGGATACGGTTGGATCTTTCCCGTTGCGACCCAGGGAGAATGTGTCAAATTGAATGTTGGGGTGGGAGCCTGGTTGGACGAATTGCAAAAGATCAACACGAATGTGATTCAGTTGTTCAAGCAATTCATCCAAAGCAACCAACAGACCCGACACTTGCTGAGTAAAGCCGTTCGCCAGGACGCGCCAAAAGTTTATCCGCTTGCGACTGCTCAAAAAGGGAATCGAGTCGCGGACGGTAATATTCTGAAGATCGGAGACGCTGCAAATCTGACCGATCTTTTGACGGGAGAAGGCATTGCGAATGCTGTACTGAGTGGGCTTTATGTTGCACAGGCGATTAACATGAGTCGCTCCTCAGAAGTGGCAGCAGCAAACTGGCAGTATCTCTACGAGTCTCACTTCGAGGCAGATCTACGGGCGGGTCTGCAAATCAAAGCGTTTAGAAAGTTCTCATGGATGAATACGCTGCTCATCTGGTCGATGAAACAGAATCCGCGCGTGGCGACTCAGGTGAGTCATGCCGTTGCGGGCCTGGTGCCGTATCACCAGGTGCTGCCTTCACTGAAGTACTGAAGCGCAACTCCTGCCGCCGAGGATCGGGGTGGGTTCCGCCGCAAAAAGGGTGGGCCTGGGTAGGTAGGAAGGCCGCGTACTTTCTCATCTGATCAACAGCTTGGAATCCCCCGGCATCCCATGGGATGCCGGGATCTGCCGTCCTTCCAGGCACGGGCGAAGCTTTCAGCACTTTTGTCGGTGAGCAAGGGCGATCAGCTGCCGGTCAGGCTGCGGTACACCGACTTTGCCGTCTCGCTGAGCGATTTGACCGCGTCTTTGGCCGTTTCGGCAATTGGGCGCTGCTCGTGCAGGAAGACGCGCGCCGCGTTGCGGCCGGGCATCCCCGAGACCGAACCGCCCGGGTGGGTGCCCGCGCCGCTCAGGTAGAGCCCGTCGATGGGCGTTTTGTAGTTGGCGATCTCGGGTAGCGGCCGGAAAAACATTAGGTAGTCGATGGTCATATCCAGGTGGTAGTAGTTGCCCTTGAGCGCCCCAAGCCGGTCGGCCAATTCCGCCGGACTCTCGACGTTGCGGGCGATGGTAGCTTTGTGGACGTTGGGGGCGTACTGGGCAAGTTTGTCGATCACCTGGTCGGCGACTTTGTTTTTCAGTTCATCCGTCCAGCCGGTGCCCATCTGGCCGGTGCCCTCCGCCCCGGCAATCTGGTAAGGAGCAAAAAATTCGATCCAGGCGGTGTGCTTGCCCTCGGGGGCAAGGCTCGGATCGAGCACGGAAGGCACCACGACATACATCGAAGGATCTTCGAGGGGAATTTTGCCCACGGCCGGATCGCTGTGGGCGATTTCGACTTGATCGACCGAATCGGCAATGAGGATCGAACCAATTAGGTACTCGTCGCGGTGCTGGTGGTGCTCGAAGCGCAGGGGCTCCGAAAGGGCGAGGTCGATTTTGAGAATCGTCTCGTTGCTGTTGCCGATTTTGCGCTCGACCCGCTCGCGCAGTTTGTCGTCGGCCCGATCGACATCGGCCGGATCGATCAGGTGCAAAAAGACGCGCTTGGCGTCGATGTTGGAGACGACGCCGTGGCGGGCGCGGTAGGCGCGGCCGTCGGCGGTCTCCACCCCCACCGCCCGGTTCTCCTCGACCAGGATGCGCCGCACCGACTGGTTGCAGAGGATTTCACCCCCCAGGCTTTCCACCAACCGCACCAGGGCCGCCACCAGCGCCCCGGTGCCGCCTCTGGGGCGGGCCATGCCCGGATTGTGGCGCATCGCCATCATCACCGCCCCGAAGGCGAGGGCTTTTTGGGAGGGCGGGGCGCCCAGTTCGGCGGCCAGACGGGCGAGGGGGGCTCGAACCAGTTCCAGGTCGAACCATTCCTCGAGCATGTCCCGGGGACTGGTCAGCAGGCTCTGGGCAAAATCGAGGGTCTTGTTCGGGCCGCCGATCACCGAGAAGAGATCCGCGAGTTTGGCGCCGTCGAAGTTGCCCGCGATGTCCAAAAGCGACTTGGGCGGGGCATTGAAGATCGGAATGAATACGCCCATCGCCCGCTGCCAAAAATCGATAAATTCGCGGTACTTGCGCGCGTCGCGCTCGCTGTAGCGGGCAATCTCCCCGCAGGTTTTATCCACGGAGCGGTGGGCCAGAAAGTAACGCCCGTCCGGGTGCGGGCAGAAGACGACCGGGTCGCAGTACAGGTATTCGAGGCCGAATTTTTCCAGTTCGAGTTCCTCGACCACCGGACCCAGGTGGATAAATTCGTGATCGATGGCGCAGAGGTTGAAGCGAAAGCCCGGCGCTTCGTCGGGCATCACCTCCTCGGTGGTCGCCGCCCCACCCGGGATCTCGCGTTTTTCGAGCAACAGGACGCTGTAGCCCGCCTTGAGTAGATATGCTGCACACACCAGCCCGTTGTGGCCGGCTCCAATGATGACGACATCGTAAGTATCCACGTCCGAACTCCCTGGCATCGCTCTGCGTTTCTTCACCAGATTGCGAAACGTTATCGAGCCTGTCGCCCACCGCCGGAGAGATTTCGGTCCGCACAGGTGAGGCTTGAACCTGAACAATCGGCCAGTAGCTCGCGCTGTGTTGCCGTGGTAGCTTTTTTCCAAGCGTTGGGGGCGATGGCGATGGCAGGAGCGATCCGGATTTTGCTGCAGACGACCATTCCCGAGACCGACGACGACTGGGACATTCGGCGCTTTTCGCTTTTGACGGAATGTTTGCGTTCTCTCAAAGACGAAAACGGCGCGCCGCTGTGCGAGGTGACAGCGCGCAACCGGGCTGCCGCAGGCGGCGACGACCCGGTGCTGAGCGGCCTGGGCGAATCGGACTTTGACGAGTTGTGGCTGTTTGCCGTCGATGTGGGCGACGGGTTGAGCGCCGCCGACTGCGCGGGGATCAACGGCTTCCACCGGCGCGGTGGCGGGCTGATGGTCA harbors:
- a CDS encoding phosphoglucomutase/phosphomannomutase family protein, with product MAGTAIRFGTDGWRSIIAREFTFENVTRVARASAEILAETFEGEGIVIGYDRRFLADEFARTAAEAVRSLGLSVLLADRPAPTPAFSWAVKKRGAKGALVLTASHNPASYCGIKIKGAFAGSVSPEFTRAVEERLEGPVPADRPRGSLALFDPWMDYLAQLRTRVDVAALQEANLAIFIDVMHGVGAGGLPHLLGPNVVEVRERHDPLFGGTPPEPIGRYLMPLFQAVRDYRGNRPVVGLALDGDADRIAAADRHGHFLSCQVLIPLLVDHLARRRGLAGKVVKTISGSDLIAKVARARGLPVEETAIGFKYIADVMLREPVLVGGEESGGIGYLGHMPERDGLLCALYLVEIVAQTGKDLGALFAQLQEELGFRSHYDRQDLRLADEAFKQRLLGELENSPPKTVAGQAVIEHSAIDGHKFRLADGHWLLVRFSGTEPLLRLYCEGPDPARVTETLQWAERWATGPGVLC
- a CDS encoding DUF6800 family protein encodes the protein MSFKKIERTKEIDRRRHRKAKLAKLRARYHAAKTEAERKDIYSRAARLSPWLSVEEFANPSTAAVTSQ
- a CDS encoding photosystem II S4 domain protein yields the protein MPSTLPREELLKRAEHRDALARVLDLAETALRDWSVVTSDFYSPPEVGECLDVFSRLVEVHAAAWGGYSQAERQRIAVSRDNIAIETAAIPLAAVDIRGNFLFDAASHRDFLGAILGTGIVRGKVGDILVLGDRGAQTLVAPELVPFLQTSLTSVRTVPVQVVPIGFEELRIRPPQTKEITSVEASLRIDAIGSAGFGLSRNKMVESIEAGEVTLNWKTVTQPSKNVQTGDRITLRGRGRLEVGPVDTTKKGRYRVQMIRYQ
- the crtO gene encoding beta-carotene ketolase CrtO; translation: MDTYDVVIIGAGHNGLVCAAYLLKAGYSVLLLEKREIPGGAATTEEVMPDEAPGFRFNLCAIDHEFIHLGPVVEELELEKFGLEYLYCDPVVFCPHPDGRYFLAHRSVDKTCGEIARYSERDARKYREFIDFWQRAMGVFIPIFNAPPKSLLDIAGNFDGAKLADLFSVIGGPNKTLDFAQSLLTSPRDMLEEWFDLELVRAPLARLAAELGAPPSQKALAFGAVMMAMRHNPGMARPRGGTGALVAALVRLVESLGGEILCNQSVRRILVEENRAVGVETADGRAYRARHGVVSNIDAKRVFLHLIDPADVDRADDKLRERVERKIGNSNETILKIDLALSEPLRFEHHQHRDEYLIGSILIADSVDQVEIAHSDPAVGKIPLEDPSMYVVVPSVLDPSLAPEGKHTAWIEFFAPYQIAGAEGTGQMGTGWTDELKNKVADQVIDKLAQYAPNVHKATIARNVESPAELADRLGALKGNYYHLDMTIDYLMFFRPLPEIANYKTPIDGLYLSGAGTHPGGSVSGMPGRNAARVFLHEQRPIAETAKDAVKSLSETAKSVYRSLTGS